Proteins from one Rhinopithecus roxellana isolate Shanxi Qingling chromosome 20, ASM756505v1, whole genome shotgun sequence genomic window:
- the NMRAL1 gene encoding nmrA-like family domain-containing protein 1 isoform X3 encodes MPSPAGARRSQLRRRRSFCRHFRIGCYSRGSSDAVLPGAALCRISLDRIRPLLVLMADKKLVVVFGGTGAQGGSVARTLLEDGTFRVRVVTRNPGKKAAKELRLQGAEVVKGDQDDQVSMELALNGAYATFIVTNYWESCSQEKEVKQGKLLADLAKRLGLHYVVYSGLENIKKLTAGRLAAAHFDGKGEVEEYFRDIGVPMTSVRLPCYFENFLSHFLPQKAPDGESYLLSLPTGDVPMDGMSVSDLGPVVLSLLKMPEKYIGQNIGLSTCRHTAEEYAALLTKHTYKVVHDAKLATSQGTGGRRPRQAPLLPDDS; translated from the exons ATGCCGAGTCCCGCAGGAGCAAGGAGGAGCCAACTGCGCCGGAGGAGGAGTTTCTGCCGACACTTCCGGATTGGCTGCTACAGCCGGGGGTCCTCCGACGCTGTGCTCCCGGGAGCGGCGCTCTGCCGG ATCTCTCTGGACCGCATTCGTCCCCTTCTCGTCCTCATGGCGGACAAGAAACTGGTGGTGGTTTTCGGAGGCACAG GTGCCCAGGGTGGCTCTGTGGCCCGCACGCTCCTGGAAGATGGAACATTCAGGGTTCGAGTGGTGACCCGAAACCCTGGGAAGAAGGCAGCAAAGGAGCTGAGGCTTCAAGGTGCAGAAGTAGTGAAGGGAGACCAAGATGACCAGGTCAGCATGGAATTGGCCCTGAATGGGGCTTACGCCACCTTCATTGTGACCAATTACTGGGAGAGCTGCAGCCAGGAGAAGGAGGTCAAGCAG GGGAAGCTGCTCGCTGATCTGGCCAAGCGCCTGGGCCTCCACTATGTGGTCTATAGCGGCCTAGAGAACATCAAGAAGCTGACGGCAGGGAGACTGGCCGCGGCGCACTTTGACGGCAAAGGGGAGGTGGAGGAATATTTCCGAGACATCGGCGTTCCCATGACCAGTGTGCGGCTGCCCTGCTATTTCGAGAACTTCCTCTCCCACTTCTTGCCCCAGAAAGCCCCAGACGGAGAGAGCTACTTGCTGA GCCTGCCCACAGGTGACGTTCCCATGGATGGCATGTCTGTGTCCGACCTGGGTCCCGTGGTGCTCAGCCTGCTGAAGATGCCAGAAAAATACATCGGCCAGAACATCGGGCTGAGTACTTGTAGGCACACGGCTGAGGAGTATGCTGCCCTGCTCACCAAGCACACCTACAAAGTTGTGCACGATGCCAAG CTTGCCACCTCCCAGGGCACTGGAGGACGCCGGCCACGAC